One segment of Vallicoccus soli DNA contains the following:
- a CDS encoding thiolase family protein: MEEAVVVDAVRTPSGRGRPGGALSGVHPVDLLAGTLRALLERTGLDPALVDDVVGGCVSQVGEQASNVVRSAVLAAGLPASVPAVTVDRQCGSGQQAVHFAAQGIAAGAYDVAVACGVESMSRVPLGSSVAGADPYGPLLRARYPGLVHQGVAAELVAARWGLGREELDAYAARSHRLAAATAAAGGFDAELVPAGGLVADETVRPGTTVGALAALPPAFRTDELAAAHPEAGWHVTAGSSSPLTDGAAAALLVGARTAERLGLRPRARVAACAVAADDPVLMLTGVLPATRRLLARAGRTLDEVDRYEVNEAFAPVPLAWARDLGADPQRLNPCGGAIALGHPLGATGVRLLATLVHGLEASGGRWGLQAVCEGGGTANAMLVERL, from the coding sequence GTGGAGGAGGCCGTCGTCGTGGACGCGGTCCGCACCCCCTCGGGGCGCGGGCGGCCCGGCGGCGCGCTGTCCGGGGTCCACCCCGTCGACCTGCTCGCCGGCACCCTGCGCGCGCTCCTCGAGCGCACCGGCCTCGACCCCGCCCTCGTCGACGACGTGGTCGGCGGCTGCGTCTCCCAGGTCGGCGAGCAGGCGTCCAACGTGGTGCGCTCGGCCGTGCTCGCCGCCGGCCTGCCCGCGTCCGTGCCGGCCGTCACCGTCGACCGGCAGTGCGGCTCGGGCCAGCAGGCGGTGCACTTCGCGGCCCAGGGCATCGCCGCGGGCGCGTACGACGTCGCCGTCGCCTGCGGCGTCGAGTCGATGTCGCGGGTGCCGCTGGGCTCCTCGGTCGCCGGCGCCGACCCGTACGGCCCCCTCCTGCGCGCCCGCTACCCGGGGCTGGTCCACCAGGGCGTCGCCGCCGAGCTCGTCGCGGCGCGCTGGGGGCTCGGGCGCGAGGAGCTCGACGCGTACGCCGCCCGCTCCCACCGCCTCGCGGCCGCCACGGCCGCCGCGGGGGGCTTCGACGCCGAGCTGGTGCCCGCCGGCGGGCTCGTCGCCGACGAGACCGTGCGCCCGGGCACCACCGTCGGGGCGCTGGCCGCCCTGCCGCCGGCGTTCCGCACGGACGAGCTGGCCGCGGCGCACCCGGAGGCGGGCTGGCACGTGACGGCCGGCAGCTCCTCGCCCCTCACGGACGGCGCCGCGGCGGCGCTGCTCGTCGGCGCCCGTACGGCCGAGCGGCTCGGCCTGCGCCCCCGGGCGCGCGTCGCCGCGTGCGCCGTCGCCGCGGACGACCCGGTGCTCATGCTGACCGGCGTGCTGCCGGCGACGCGCAGGCTCCTCGCCCGCGCGGGGCGCACCCTCGACGAGGTCGACCGCTACGAGGTCAACGAGGCGTTCGCACCGGTCCCCCTCGCCTGGGCGCGCGACCTCGGCGCCGACCCGCAGCGGCTCAACCCCTGCGGCGGCGCGATCGCCCTGGGCCACCCGCTCGGGGCGACCGGCGTGCGCCTGCTCGCGACGCTGGTGCACGGGCTCGAGGCGTCCGGCGGGCGCTGGGGGCTGCAGGCGGTCTGCGAGGGCGGCGGCACGGCCAACGCGATGCTCGTGGAGCGGCTCTGA